The following proteins come from a genomic window of Candidatus Thiodiazotropha sp. CDECU1:
- the zwf gene encoding glucose-6-phosphate dehydrogenase: MTATDIPIAQHFNLGELFLQADRLEPCVLVIFGAAGDLTQRKLIPALYNLAREQAVDERFAVIGYSRRPQSDAEYRNILFDGLQAYSRSQPIDDTVWQAFSQRISYVEGNFEDPEGYVALRKALEAVEQLIGSEGNRLFYFATPPSAAPVILHRLSEAGLLQSGGAETPWTRVIMEKPYGRDLESASDLNRIVAEVLQEDQVYRIDHYLGKETVQNILVARLGNTIFEPLWNRKYIDHIQITAAESIGVEGRGRFYDKTGVIRDMVQSHLLQVLSLCAMEPPVSFAADDIRDKRVEVLRSLRQFTSQEVLEHVVFGQYRGYRDEDNVEPDSRTPTYAAIKCYIDNWRWQGVPFFLRVGKHLTKRITEISVVFRPVPLCLFGRDDVCQDLEPNVLTIRIQPDEGMALKISSKRPGGEMEVGSVEMDFSYSETYTHPIKDAYERLLLDAVKGDATLFARRDEVEFAWRFVTPILSHWEGAKRRQPVFYAEGSEGPVEAEKLMDRYSRQWREI, encoded by the coding sequence ATGACGGCCACCGATATTCCGATAGCTCAACATTTTAACCTCGGCGAACTGTTTCTTCAGGCAGATCGATTAGAGCCGTGTGTATTGGTGATATTCGGCGCAGCTGGTGATTTGACTCAGCGCAAGCTTATTCCCGCACTCTATAACCTGGCGCGTGAACAGGCAGTGGATGAACGCTTTGCCGTTATCGGTTACAGTCGTAGACCGCAAAGCGATGCGGAATATCGTAACATCCTGTTTGACGGACTACAGGCCTACTCACGATCCCAACCCATTGATGATACGGTCTGGCAGGCGTTCAGCCAGCGTATCAGTTATGTGGAAGGCAATTTTGAAGACCCGGAGGGTTATGTTGCCCTACGCAAGGCGTTGGAAGCCGTCGAACAACTCATCGGCAGCGAAGGAAATCGTCTCTTCTACTTCGCCACTCCCCCCTCTGCCGCACCCGTAATACTGCACCGCCTTAGTGAGGCTGGTTTACTCCAATCCGGTGGCGCCGAAACACCCTGGACCCGGGTCATTATGGAAAAACCCTATGGCCGTGATCTCGAGTCGGCGAGCGACCTGAATCGGATTGTCGCCGAGGTGCTGCAAGAGGATCAGGTCTATCGCATCGATCACTATCTGGGCAAGGAGACGGTGCAGAATATATTGGTGGCTCGTTTGGGCAATACCATATTCGAGCCCCTTTGGAATCGAAAATATATCGATCACATCCAGATCACCGCCGCCGAGTCGATTGGCGTGGAAGGTCGGGGGAGGTTCTATGACAAGACCGGTGTGATCAGGGATATGGTACAGAGTCACCTGCTTCAGGTACTCTCACTCTGCGCCATGGAGCCGCCGGTCTCTTTCGCCGCTGATGATATTCGGGATAAACGGGTCGAGGTGCTGCGTTCCCTGCGCCAGTTCACCTCCCAGGAGGTTTTGGAGCATGTGGTCTTTGGTCAGTATCGCGGCTACCGTGATGAGGACAACGTGGAGCCGGATTCGCGCACCCCAACCTATGCCGCCATCAAATGCTATATCGATAACTGGCGCTGGCAGGGTGTGCCTTTCTTTCTCCGGGTAGGCAAGCATCTGACCAAACGGATAACCGAAATCTCGGTGGTTTTCCGCCCTGTCCCCCTGTGTCTGTTCGGGCGCGATGATGTGTGTCAGGATTTGGAGCCGAATGTATTGACCATCCGTATCCAACCGGATGAGGGTATGGCCCTGAAAATATCCAGCAAGCGCCCCGGGGGTGAGATGGAGGTGGGTTCGGTGGAGATGGATTTCAGCTACTCCGAGACCTACACACATCCCATCAAAGACGCCTACGAACGACTCTTGTTGGATGCCGTGAAAGGGGATGCCACCCTGTTTGCGAGGCGGGATGAAGTGGAGTTTGCCTGGCGTTTCGTAACCCCTATTCTGAGTCACTGGGAAGGTGCGAAAAGACGACAGCCCGTATTCTATGCCGAGGGCAGTGAAGGCCCTGTGGAAGCCGAAAAACTGATGGACCGCTACAGCCGTCAATGGCGGGAGATCTAA
- a CDS encoding GAK system CofD-like protein, whose product MKSIYVTRAARIPDPLRISRYQKSPELGPRILFFSGGSALNDVSRVLKSYTHNSIHLVTPFDSGGSSAELRQAFDMPSIGDLRSRMVALADETVTGHPEVFDLLTYRFPLKAGKGELLDQLESMIRGRHPLVDPVNNPIRRIIRNQLGYFYDAMPAKFDLRGASIGNLILSGGYLNNHEHLDPIIFLFEKMVGVQGIVRAVVNDNYHLSAELVDGSRVIGQHLLTGKQVAPLESPVKQLSLSKGLDKYTPVKTQLRKKNHKLIQTAEMIVYPPGSFYSSIVANLLPRGVGAAIGENACPKIYVPNLGSDPEQLGMDLNDSVQQLLSYLHQDLPGASSKGRLLNFILLDSKNGDYPSRLSSKLLEGLGIQVIDTPLISSSSAPYYDSRLLVSALLSLT is encoded by the coding sequence ATGAAAAGCATCTATGTAACGCGCGCTGCGCGCATTCCCGATCCGCTCCGCATCAGTCGATACCAGAAAAGCCCTGAACTCGGCCCAAGGATACTCTTCTTCAGTGGAGGCAGTGCCCTGAATGACGTGAGTCGGGTGCTGAAGAGCTACACTCACAATTCAATCCACCTGGTTACCCCCTTCGACTCCGGTGGCAGCTCTGCTGAACTGAGACAGGCATTCGATATGCCTTCAATCGGTGATCTGCGCAGTCGAATGGTAGCCTTGGCGGATGAAACCGTGACTGGTCACCCGGAGGTGTTTGATCTGCTGACCTACCGCTTTCCCCTCAAGGCGGGGAAGGGTGAGTTACTGGATCAACTCGAGTCTATGATCCGAGGCAGGCACCCACTGGTGGACCCGGTGAATAACCCGATACGGCGTATTATTCGCAATCAACTGGGTTATTTCTACGATGCCATGCCGGCCAAGTTCGATCTGCGCGGTGCCAGTATCGGTAATCTTATTCTCAGTGGCGGCTATCTCAATAACCATGAACATCTCGACCCGATCATCTTTCTGTTTGAAAAGATGGTGGGGGTGCAGGGGATCGTGCGCGCAGTGGTGAACGACAATTACCATCTCTCCGCTGAGCTGGTAGATGGCAGTCGTGTTATCGGTCAGCATCTGTTGACGGGCAAGCAGGTGGCCCCCTTGGAGAGTCCGGTGAAACAGCTCTCCCTGTCAAAGGGATTGGACAAGTACACCCCGGTTAAGACCCAATTGCGCAAAAAGAACCACAAGCTGATCCAAACCGCGGAAATGATCGTCTATCCGCCCGGCAGCTTCTACTCCAGCATCGTCGCCAATCTGCTGCCACGGGGTGTCGGGGCCGCGATAGGGGAAAATGCCTGTCCCAAGATCTATGTGCCGAATCTGGGATCAGACCCGGAACAGCTGGGGATGGATCTGAACGATTCGGTGCAGCAGTTGCTCTCCTATTTACACCAGGATTTACCAGGCGCCAGCAGCAAAGGAAGGCTGCTGAATTTCATCCTCCTCGACAGCAAAAACGGTGACTACCCATCGCGACTCTCCAGCAAGCTCCTGGAGGGGTTGGGTATTCAGGTTATCGACACCCCGCTGATCAGCTCAAGCAGTGCTCCCTACTACGATTCGAGGCTGTTGGTCTCAGCCCTGCTATCACTCACCTAG
- a CDS encoding DesA family fatty acid desaturase translates to MILNGLFDFSLADFIILTLLLTHITIVSVTVFLHRHQAHRALELHPLLSHFFRFWLWLTTGMVTREWVAIHRKHHAMCETESDPHSPQTRGLSKVLWQGAELYKQEAKNQQTLERYGKGTPDDWLERHLYTPYNFTGIILLLVVEFILLGPAGITVWAVQMIWIPFWAAGVINGIGHYWGYRNFEIPNAATNIVPWGIFIGGEELHNNHHAFGSSAKLSNRWWEFDLGWFYIKLFTFLGLAKVLKIAPKRALVAERPQLDIDAIKALTVNRLQLLSDYRRKVLKPVFRDEIRQAKRPLRHLYRSAQRLVRRDSMLLSDSDLVQLKEILDTNAALDKVYQFKLKLQAIWEQHASSHEKRLEALSQWCAQAEASGVEALQEFVSILRSYGMTPVR, encoded by the coding sequence ATGATACTCAATGGTTTATTCGATTTTTCTCTAGCCGACTTTATTATTCTGACCCTCCTCCTTACCCATATCACCATCGTTTCGGTGACCGTCTTTCTGCATCGCCACCAGGCCCATCGGGCACTGGAGCTTCATCCGTTACTGAGCCATTTTTTTCGTTTTTGGCTCTGGTTGACCACCGGTATGGTGACCCGGGAATGGGTAGCCATACACCGCAAGCATCATGCGATGTGCGAAACAGAGAGTGATCCCCACAGTCCCCAGACCAGGGGGCTGAGTAAGGTATTGTGGCAGGGTGCGGAGCTATACAAACAGGAGGCGAAAAATCAACAGACCCTGGAGCGCTACGGCAAGGGCACACCAGACGATTGGCTGGAGCGCCATCTCTATACACCTTACAACTTTACAGGCATCATCCTGTTGCTGGTTGTTGAGTTCATACTCCTAGGGCCTGCTGGTATCACGGTCTGGGCTGTGCAGATGATCTGGATACCTTTCTGGGCTGCGGGTGTGATCAACGGTATCGGTCACTACTGGGGCTATCGCAATTTCGAGATACCCAATGCGGCCACCAACATTGTTCCCTGGGGTATATTTATCGGGGGAGAGGAGTTGCACAACAACCATCATGCCTTCGGCAGCTCTGCCAAGTTGTCAAACCGGTGGTGGGAGTTCGATCTGGGCTGGTTCTATATCAAACTGTTCACTTTTTTAGGCTTGGCGAAGGTGCTCAAGATTGCGCCCAAACGCGCCTTGGTTGCCGAACGTCCTCAACTCGACATAGATGCGATCAAGGCGCTCACGGTGAATCGGCTGCAATTGCTGAGCGACTATCGCCGCAAGGTATTGAAGCCGGTGTTTCGGGATGAGATCAGGCAGGCCAAACGCCCGCTGCGTCATCTCTACCGCAGCGCTCAACGGCTGGTGCGCCGGGACAGTATGCTCCTGAGTGACAGCGACTTGGTACAGCTGAAAGAGATTCTCGACACCAATGCGGCCCTGGACAAGGTCTATCAATTCAAATTGAAGTTGCAGGCGATCTGGGAGCAACATGCCTCCAGTCATGAAAAACGTCTCGAGGCCTTGAGTCAATGGTGCGCCCAGGCAGAGGCGAGCGGGGTGGAGGCTTTACAGGAGTTTGTCTCAATCCTCAGGTCCTATGGGATGACACCGGTACGCTGA
- the gndA gene encoding NADP-dependent phosphogluconate dehydrogenase, whose product MPEIEQFHIGLIGLGVMGRNLALNMEEKGFPVAVWNRRSGAITEFLGENRDKRFGGDPDMARFIALLERPRRILLMIKAGDPVDQVIEQLIPLLEPGDIIMDGGNSWFEDTRRRERYLRDKGLHFVGVGISGGEEGARHGPSMMPGGSRDSYAEVSAVFEAITAQTEAGACVTHVGPDGAGHFVKMVHNGIEYADMQLLAEVYDLMRRGLGLKENEMARQFDAWNQGPMESFLVELTAQVMKVVDQDSGEHLVSLVMDKAGQKGTGRWTVQAALEQGVAVPGIAAAVDARLLSSMKQQRVAASPLLQGPEAVDSADRESLLADLHGAIYASRITAYAQGLDLIRNASERYHWSIDLAETARIWKGGCIIRARLLDPIREAYSTDSKPINLMLDPALAVQLQGLQGAWRRVIGFATHAGIPVPVMSACLNYFDSYRTERLPQNLIQAQRDAFGAHTYERVDHPEWGFVHSDW is encoded by the coding sequence ATGCCTGAAATCGAACAGTTTCATATCGGCCTGATCGGGCTGGGTGTCATGGGCCGCAATCTGGCGCTGAATATGGAAGAGAAGGGCTTTCCGGTTGCGGTATGGAACCGGCGCAGTGGAGCAATCACCGAGTTTTTGGGTGAAAATCGGGATAAGCGGTTTGGCGGCGATCCGGATATGGCTCGGTTCATAGCCCTGCTGGAGCGACCGCGGCGGATTCTGTTGATGATCAAGGCGGGAGATCCGGTGGATCAGGTGATCGAGCAGTTGATCCCGTTGCTGGAACCTGGCGATATCATCATGGATGGCGGCAACTCCTGGTTCGAGGACACCCGGCGTCGCGAGCGCTATCTTCGCGACAAGGGGCTGCATTTCGTCGGTGTCGGTATATCCGGTGGCGAGGAGGGGGCGCGTCATGGTCCATCCATGATGCCGGGTGGCTCCAGGGACTCCTACGCAGAGGTGAGTGCGGTATTTGAGGCGATCACCGCCCAGACCGAAGCGGGTGCCTGTGTTACCCATGTCGGCCCTGACGGCGCCGGTCATTTCGTCAAGATGGTGCATAACGGTATTGAATATGCCGATATGCAGCTGCTCGCGGAGGTCTATGACCTGATGCGCCGGGGCCTGGGCCTAAAGGAAAATGAGATGGCCCGGCAGTTCGATGCGTGGAACCAGGGACCGATGGAGTCGTTCCTGGTGGAGCTGACGGCCCAGGTGATGAAGGTGGTTGATCAAGATAGCGGTGAACACCTGGTGAGTCTGGTGATGGACAAGGCGGGACAGAAGGGGACCGGCCGTTGGACGGTACAGGCCGCCCTTGAGCAGGGTGTGGCGGTGCCTGGTATCGCTGCCGCAGTGGATGCCCGGTTGCTCTCTTCCATGAAACAGCAGCGGGTGGCGGCATCTCCCTTGCTACAGGGACCGGAGGCCGTGGATAGCGCTGACAGGGAATCCCTGCTGGCGGATCTCCATGGCGCCATCTACGCCTCAAGGATCACCGCCTATGCGCAAGGGCTGGACCTGATTCGAAATGCTTCGGAGCGCTATCATTGGTCCATCGATCTGGCGGAAACCGCGCGTATCTGGAAGGGAGGGTGCATTATCCGGGCGCGTCTGCTCGACCCAATCCGTGAGGCCTATTCCACTGATTCGAAACCGATCAATCTGATGCTGGATCCCGCACTGGCTGTCCAGTTGCAGGGGTTGCAGGGTGCCTGGCGCAGGGTGATCGGTTTCGCCACCCATGCCGGGATACCGGTTCCGGTGATGAGCGCCTGTCTCAACTATTTCGACAGTTACCGTACCGAGCGATTGCCGCAAAACCTGATCCAGGCCCAGCGGGATGCCTTCGGTGCCCATACCTATGAGCGCGTGGATCATCCGGAGTGGGGTTTTGTTCACTCGGATTGGTAG
- the pgl gene encoding 6-phosphogluconolactonase, producing MERFIVDPIEFNAQAERWICNKIRLVLESSQRCHLMLAGGATPLPVYQRLALRNDIPWSQINLYFGDERCVPVNTPENNYSTVMNSLFPDGDRPEGMHVYRMCGEEEPDKAAEVYELVLPERIDILLLGVGDDGHTASIFPGSAALDEDKRRVMPSIATKPPLQRLTITPPVIQGARHLLVMVQGGGKADAVRRALVDHNVPAAIARDGDWMMDIQAARSLPEDQRLGLLI from the coding sequence ATGGAACGTTTCATTGTCGATCCAATCGAGTTTAATGCACAGGCTGAACGGTGGATCTGCAACAAGATCCGGCTGGTGCTTGAGTCGTCACAACGTTGCCATCTGATGTTGGCCGGTGGGGCGACGCCCCTGCCTGTCTACCAACGCCTGGCATTACGCAATGACATCCCCTGGTCCCAAATCAATCTCTACTTCGGTGATGAGCGCTGCGTGCCGGTGAATACCCCGGAGAACAACTACTCCACGGTGATGAACAGCCTGTTTCCTGATGGTGACCGTCCGGAAGGCATGCATGTCTACCGCATGTGCGGTGAAGAAGAGCCCGATAAGGCAGCGGAGGTATACGAGCTGGTACTGCCGGAGAGGATCGACATCCTGCTCCTCGGTGTGGGTGATGACGGCCATACGGCATCGATATTTCCCGGATCGGCCGCGCTGGATGAAGATAAGCGAAGGGTGATGCCGAGCATCGCTACAAAACCGCCGCTACAGCGTTTGACAATTACGCCACCCGTTATCCAAGGCGCCAGGCATCTGTTGGTAATGGTCCAGGGTGGGGGGAAGGCCGATGCCGTTCGTCGGGCGCTGGTGGATCACAACGTGCCCGCAGCCATTGCCCGGGATGGGGATTGGATGATGGATATCCAGGCGGCCCGTTCATTGCCGGAGGATCAGCGACTGGGGCTATTGATTTAG
- the cyoE gene encoding heme o synthase translates to MSNISTQQAVSFAWRHYYEMTKPKVVLLIAFTALVGMLLSRDGLVPLQPLLFGLLGISLAAASGAVINHVIDQRIDAMMDRTSWRPIPSGHMDTPHAITFALLLGGISMLLLYFLVNPLTALLTFFALIGYAVIYTLYLKRNTPQNIVWGGLAGAAPPLLGWCAVTGEVTMEPFLLLLIIFVWTPPHFWPLAIHRRDDYAKADVPMLPVTHGIDFTKQQVLIYAIMLLAVSLLPFAIQMSGYLYLIGAFVLGCVFVYHAVKLLQSEGRDHAMKTFAFSILYLSLLFTLLLADHYLSLFLASGSTV, encoded by the coding sequence AGGCGGTCAGCTTTGCCTGGCGCCACTATTATGAGATGACCAAACCCAAGGTCGTACTGCTCATCGCCTTTACCGCCCTGGTTGGCATGCTGCTGTCGCGGGATGGCCTGGTACCCTTGCAACCATTGCTGTTCGGTTTGCTCGGCATCTCCCTCGCGGCCGCCTCAGGCGCTGTGATCAACCATGTCATCGATCAGCGCATCGATGCCATGATGGACAGGACCAGCTGGCGCCCCATTCCCAGCGGTCATATGGACACCCCCCATGCAATCACCTTTGCCCTGCTCCTGGGTGGCATCTCCATGCTGCTGCTCTATTTTCTGGTGAACCCGCTGACCGCCCTGCTCACCTTTTTCGCCCTGATCGGTTATGCCGTGATCTACACCCTCTATTTAAAACGCAATACCCCGCAAAACATCGTCTGGGGTGGTTTGGCCGGGGCAGCACCACCACTGCTGGGTTGGTGTGCAGTGACCGGTGAGGTCACTATGGAACCATTTCTGTTGTTATTGATTATCTTCGTCTGGACACCACCCCATTTCTGGCCCCTGGCGATCCATCGCCGGGATGATTACGCCAAGGCCGATGTGCCGATGCTGCCGGTCACCCACGGGATCGACTTCACCAAGCAGCAGGTCTTGATCTATGCCATTATGCTGCTGGCGGTCTCCCTGCTGCCCTTCGCCATCCAGATGAGCGGCTATCTCTACCTGATCGGGGCGTTCGTGCTGGGCTGTGTCTTTGTCTACCACGCGGTAAAGCTGTTGCAGAGTGAAGGACGCGACCACGCCATGAAGACCTTCGCGTTTTCGATTCTCTACCTCAGCCTGCTCTTCACCCTGCTGCTGGCGGATCACTATTTGAGCCTGTTCCTGGCATCGGGTAGCACAGTCTAA
- a CDS encoding NUDIX hydrolase gives MKYCSHCGSEVEVRVPEGDNRPRHVCDTCSTVHYQNPKIVVGCIPEWEQQILLCRRAIEPRYGLWTVPAGFMENGETSQQGAARETLEEACARVEVEGLYTLFNLPHINQVYMLFRSRLLDLDYAAGDESLEVRLFAESEIPWDKLAFPVIKESLKLYYADRQAGRYPLRGGTIVRAAGSTRGYQTILDPG, from the coding sequence ATGAAGTATTGCAGCCACTGCGGCTCAGAGGTGGAAGTCAGGGTTCCCGAAGGTGATAACAGGCCAAGACATGTGTGTGATACGTGCAGTACCGTTCATTATCAAAATCCCAAGATCGTGGTCGGCTGCATACCCGAGTGGGAGCAGCAGATTCTCTTATGTCGGCGTGCCATCGAACCCCGCTATGGCTTGTGGACTGTACCGGCAGGTTTTATGGAGAATGGGGAGACGAGTCAGCAAGGGGCCGCACGGGAAACTCTGGAGGAGGCTTGTGCCAGGGTAGAAGTGGAGGGACTCTACACTCTCTTCAATCTTCCACATATCAATCAAGTATATATGTTGTTTCGCAGCCGGCTGCTCGATCTCGATTATGCCGCAGGTGATGAGAGTCTCGAGGTCAGGTTGTTCGCTGAATCGGAGATACCCTGGGATAAGCTTGCCTTTCCGGTGATAAAAGAGTCGCTCAAGCTCTACTATGCAGACCGCCAAGCGGGGAGATATCCGTTGCGTGGTGGTACCATCGTGCGTGCCGCAGGTTCAACCAGAGGCTACCAGACCATCCTTGATCCTGGATAG
- a CDS encoding DUF2333 family protein, which produces MKALFEKLIRNTTSLINRIARLYHPQTLREKGWIWGSMLGIVTLAIILFMLGLYWSSVPEPFDVRDNTRGMLQEMDMEPVTGSYTTAALITVMETLLEKPGGYLSNDIMPPSVFLDNIPNWEFGALTQIRDLARSLRNDMSRSQSQSLENEDLAIAEPQFNYSNDSWIFPSTEGEYRTGLKALRRYLNGLSQQGEMSTQFFARADNLRDWLAVVEKRLGSLSQRLSASVGQERINTDLAGDPAAAQSTTTSDHVSVQTPWLEIDDVFYEARGATWALIHFLHAVEIDFQDILRKKNALVSLRQIIRELEATQGPISSPMVLNGSGLGIFANYSLVMASYISRANAAVIDLRSLLSQG; this is translated from the coding sequence ATGAAAGCACTTTTCGAAAAACTAATCCGTAATACTACCTCTCTCATAAACCGAATCGCCCGGCTCTATCATCCTCAGACATTGCGGGAGAAGGGTTGGATTTGGGGCAGTATGCTCGGCATCGTCACGCTTGCCATCATCCTTTTTATGCTCGGTCTCTACTGGAGCAGTGTGCCCGAGCCCTTCGATGTACGCGACAACACCCGCGGCATGTTGCAGGAGATGGACATGGAGCCTGTTACCGGCTCCTACACCACCGCCGCACTGATCACTGTCATGGAGACCCTGCTGGAAAAACCCGGGGGCTATCTGAGCAATGACATCATGCCGCCGAGTGTGTTTCTGGACAACATCCCGAATTGGGAGTTTGGGGCACTGACCCAGATCCGCGACCTGGCCCGGTCACTGCGAAACGATATGAGCCGCTCCCAGTCCCAGTCACTGGAAAACGAAGACCTGGCCATCGCCGAACCCCAATTCAACTACAGTAACGACTCCTGGATCTTCCCTTCTACCGAGGGGGAGTACCGCACAGGCCTGAAGGCACTGAGACGCTATCTCAACGGCCTCTCGCAACAGGGTGAGATGAGCACCCAGTTCTTTGCCCGCGCCGATAATCTGCGTGACTGGCTGGCGGTGGTGGAAAAACGCCTGGGAAGTCTGTCACAGCGCTTGAGCGCCAGCGTGGGTCAGGAGCGCATCAATACCGACCTGGCCGGCGATCCCGCTGCCGCACAATCCACCACCACCTCGGACCATGTCAGTGTACAAACCCCCTGGCTGGAGATCGACGATGTCTTCTACGAGGCCCGCGGCGCCACCTGGGCGTTGATCCACTTCCTGCATGCAGTGGAGATCGACTTTCAGGATATATTGCGCAAGAAGAATGCCCTGGTGAGCCTGCGCCAGATCATCCGCGAACTGGAAGCCACCCAGGGTCCCATCAGCAGCCCGATGGTATTGAATGGCAGTGGCTTGGGGATCTTCGCCAACTACTCCCTGGTGATGGCCTCTTACATTTCACGCGCCAATGCGGCGGTGATCGACCTGAGGAGTCTGTTGAGTCAGGGTTAG
- a CDS encoding LabA-like NYN domain-containing protein: MHQDIKIGVFVDAENVRYNGGYQLRYDILRMFAGRYGGSLLRLNTYIAFDQERAKEDPEYRRRAMTYQQMVREYGWKIIVKNVRRYTDEEGNVTTKANADLDMAVDAMLQAEKLDLLLLVTGDGDFLQVVTALQDRGCRVELLGFRNVSQELRRLVDDYYSGFLIPDLLPISYEPRNEWGEPGSCVRGVCAKWFPEKGYGFLRFLKRIDPNMWIIDPRQEGSPYESVFCHANELADEVTDEVMSNRDSILEFYIQQSDKDDGYVANNVRLVPSFGGTGL, from the coding sequence TTGCATCAAGATATTAAAATTGGCGTATTTGTCGACGCTGAAAATGTTCGATATAACGGCGGATACCAATTACGTTACGACATCCTAAGAATGTTTGCAGGGCGTTATGGCGGATCCCTGCTCAGACTAAATACCTATATAGCCTTCGACCAGGAGCGGGCCAAGGAAGATCCTGAATATCGTCGTCGTGCAATGACCTATCAGCAAATGGTCAGGGAATATGGCTGGAAGATTATCGTGAAGAATGTGCGCCGTTATACGGACGAAGAGGGGAATGTCACTACCAAAGCGAATGCAGACCTGGATATGGCCGTTGACGCCATGCTGCAAGCGGAGAAGCTCGATCTGTTGCTGCTGGTCACCGGTGATGGTGATTTTCTGCAGGTGGTAACCGCCCTGCAAGATCGTGGTTGTCGGGTAGAGTTGCTCGGATTCAGAAATGTCTCACAGGAATTGCGCAGGCTGGTGGACGATTACTATTCGGGTTTCCTGATCCCCGATCTGTTACCGATCTCTTATGAGCCCCGCAACGAGTGGGGAGAGCCTGGCTCCTGCGTGCGTGGTGTGTGCGCAAAATGGTTTCCAGAAAAAGGCTACGGTTTTTTACGTTTTCTCAAACGCATCGATCCGAATATGTGGATTATCGATCCCCGTCAAGAGGGCTCCCCCTACGAAAGCGTCTTTTGCCACGCCAATGAACTGGCCGACGAAGTCACAGATGAGGTGATGTCGAACCGGGATTCCATACTCGAGTTCTATATCCAACAAAGTGACAAGGATGACGGTTATGTGGCCAATAACGTACGCCTGGTACCGAGCTTTGGCGGAACGGGACTCTAG